A single Arcobacter sp. FWKO B DNA region contains:
- the radC gene encoding RadC family protein, with translation MTKHSTIKEIPFALRPREKFKKYGVNALTNDELLAILLGSGIEGKNVSEISKTIIKKYSSNLVNTSYKELMKEKGIGEVKAMLLECSFELAKRMLITDTIKKQITSPKDLETDLQEYKNLKKEHLIAFYLSPTNHLLFKEVISIGTVDTSLIHPREIIAPALEHRATAIILAHNHPFGDSNPSEKDIMITKTIDEACKIMGIALIDHLIVSSDGILSLKESLAKENNIECSNNDFYVRQGAVQKSLFDFYYDEPISIKSIISSTSIKIKVTNENKININQRRYLGNKYNVLNLIDKVVKSKIPYFESFCDIFGGTGVVGHHYNTKTNKIITNDLLYSNYLSLHSFLGSKNIDESKILGILQELNSISTLGNNYVSENFGDRYFSLETSKKIGEIREKINQLFLSGKINFDEKSILLTSLLYAMDRIANTVGHYDAYIKKEIKVENFVLKMPNIHYDFNTKNEIYNLDANTLIRQIECDVLYIDPPYNSRQYSDSYHLLENIMRWEKPEVHGEAKKFDRTHLKSEYSLKTATKAFADLIQNAKCKYILFSYNNMADKGNNRSNARIKDEDIMYILSKRGTPEIFEQDYKEFTTGKSDRGDNKERVFFVEVER, from the coding sequence GTGACAAAACACTCAACAATAAAAGAGATACCATTTGCTTTGCGTCCTAGAGAGAAATTTAAAAAATATGGTGTAAATGCTTTAACAAATGATGAACTATTGGCTATTCTTTTAGGTTCTGGAATAGAAGGCAAGAATGTATCTGAGATTTCAAAAACAATTATAAAAAAATATTCCTCTAATCTTGTAAATACGAGCTACAAAGAACTTATGAAAGAAAAAGGCATAGGTGAAGTCAAGGCTATGTTGCTAGAGTGTTCATTTGAGTTAGCAAAACGAATGTTAATCACTGATACTATAAAAAAACAAATAACATCACCAAAAGACCTAGAAACTGACTTGCAGGAATATAAAAATCTTAAAAAGGAGCATTTAATAGCTTTTTATCTTAGTCCTACTAATCATCTTCTTTTTAAAGAGGTTATTAGTATAGGTACTGTAGATACAAGTTTAATTCATCCTAGAGAGATAATAGCACCAGCGTTGGAGCATAGAGCTACAGCTATTATTTTGGCACATAACCATCCTTTTGGAGATTCAAATCCATCAGAAAAAGATATTATGATTACTAAAACTATAGATGAAGCTTGTAAGATTATGGGTATAGCTTTGATTGACCATCTTATAGTATCATCTGATGGGATTTTAAGCTTAAAAGAAAGTTTAGCAAAAGAAAACAATATAGAATGTAGTAATAACGATTTTTATGTAAGACAAGGTGCTGTTCAGAAATCTTTATTTGATTTTTATTATGACGAGCCTATATCAATCAAATCTATTATTTCATCAACTAGTATTAAAATAAAAGTAACCAATGAAAACAAAATCAATATTAATCAAAGAAGATATTTAGGCAATAAGTATAATGTTTTGAATTTGATAGATAAAGTTGTAAAATCTAAAATACCTTATTTTGAAAGTTTTTGCGATATTTTCGGCGGTACAGGTGTAGTTGGTCATCATTACAATACAAAAACCAATAAAATAATTACTAATGATTTATTGTATAGCAATTATTTGTCATTACATTCATTTTTAGGTTCTAAGAATATTGATGAGTCTAAAATATTGGGAATTTTACAAGAACTTAACAGTATAAGCACATTGGGTAATAACTATGTATCAGAAAATTTCGGTGATAGATATTTTAGTTTAGAAACTTCAAAAAAAATAGGTGAAATAAGAGAAAAAATAAATCAACTTTTTTTATCTGGAAAAATAAATTTTGATGAAAAATCAATTTTACTAACATCATTGTTATATGCTATGGATAGGATAGCAAATACGGTAGGTCATTATGATGCTTATATCAAAAAAGAAATCAAGGTCGAAAACTTTGTTTTAAAAATGCCAAATATTCATTATGACTTCAATACTAAAAATGAGATTTATAATCTTGACGCAAACACATTGATTAGACAAATAGAGTGTGATGTACTATACATAGACCCTCCATACAATTCAAGACAATATAGTGACTCTTATCATTTACTCGAAAATATAATGCGATGGGAAAAACCTGAAGTTCATGGTGAAGCCAAAAAATTTGATAGAACTCATCTCAAAAGTGAATATAGCCTAAAAACTGCAACAAAAGCATTTGCTGACCTGATACAAAATGCCAAGTGTAAGTATATCCTTTTCTCATATAATAATATGGCAGACAAGGGAAATAACCGTTCTAATGCAAGAATAAAAGATGAGGACATCATGTATATTTTAAGCAAAAGAGGAACGCCAGAGATATTTGAACAAGATTATAAAGAATTTACAACTGGTAAGAGCGATAGAGGGGACAATAAAGAGAGAGTATTTTTTGTGGAGGTTGAACGATGA
- the htpG gene encoding molecular chaperone HtpG, with protein sequence MAKQQFQTEVGQLLYLMTHSLYSNKEIFIRELVSNSSDAIDKLKYLTLTDESLKSLEWTPQISISFDKDDKSLTIVDNGIGMDETDLINNIGTIAKSGTKSFVEKLTGDAKKDSNLIGQFGVGFYSVFMVADYVDVITKKAGSEQAYKWSSDGRGEFEIKPVTKESQGTVIYIKLKDDEVEDFASKHRIETIIKKYSNHIAYPIFLNYKEEVENEETKEKTLESKKEQINAATALWTLPKSKVKPEEYNEFYKSISHDSSDPLLHVHTKAEGVNNYTTLFYVPQKAPFDMYRVDYQSGVKLYVKRVFITDDDKELLPTYLRFVRGIIDSEDLPLNVSREILQENRILANIKQSSVKKLLGEFKKLSEDKEKYEKFYKEFGRALKEGAYQDFTNKEAILELLRYKSTKVEGMTSFAEYKDRASTEQKAIYYIVGENEKILRSSPLLESYKKADIEVLILDDKEIDDIITPAFGAYQEWQFKDITSCEAPSTEQSEEEKKEIEEKYKSIVEKIKSNLGDAVKDVKVTNRLSDSPSCVVKDGNDPMASMAHMFRAMGQEMPESAPILEINPEHDIIKKLNGCADDSLIADISWLLLDNAKISEGIEIKDPIGFAKRLNSVMAKVF encoded by the coding sequence ATGGCAAAACAACAATTTCAAACAGAAGTAGGGCAACTATTATATCTTATGACACATTCGCTTTACTCAAATAAAGAGATTTTCATAAGAGAACTTGTATCAAACAGTAGTGATGCTATTGATAAATTAAAATATCTTACTCTAACAGATGAGTCACTAAAAAGCTTAGAGTGGACTCCACAAATAAGCATCAGTTTTGATAAGGATGATAAATCTTTGACAATCGTTGATAATGGTATTGGTATGGATGAAACTGATCTTATCAATAATATCGGAACTATTGCAAAAAGTGGTACAAAATCATTTGTAGAAAAACTAACAGGTGATGCAAAAAAAGATAGCAACCTAATAGGTCAATTTGGAGTAGGGTTTTATTCAGTATTTATGGTAGCTGACTATGTAGATGTAATTACCAAAAAAGCTGGAAGTGAGCAAGCTTACAAATGGAGTAGTGACGGAAGAGGTGAGTTTGAAATCAAACCTGTTACAAAAGAATCACAAGGAACAGTAATCTACATCAAGCTAAAAGATGATGAGGTGGAAGATTTTGCAAGTAAACATAGAATTGAAACAATCATCAAAAAATATTCAAATCACATAGCTTATCCAATATTCTTAAACTATAAAGAAGAAGTAGAAAACGAAGAAACAAAAGAAAAAACTCTTGAGAGCAAAAAAGAGCAAATAAACGCTGCAACAGCTCTTTGGACACTACCTAAATCAAAAGTAAAACCTGAAGAATATAATGAGTTTTATAAGTCTATTTCTCATGATAGCTCTGATCCATTGCTTCATGTACATACAAAAGCTGAAGGGGTAAATAACTATACTACGCTATTTTATGTACCGCAAAAAGCACCTTTTGATATGTATAGAGTAGATTATCAAAGTGGCGTGAAGCTTTATGTAAAAAGGGTATTTATCACAGATGATGATAAAGAGCTTCTTCCTACATACTTAAGATTTGTAAGAGGTATTATAGATAGCGAAGATTTACCTCTAAATGTAAGTAGAGAAATACTACAAGAAAATAGAATCCTAGCAAATATCAAACAATCAAGTGTAAAAAAACTTCTTGGCGAGTTCAAAAAGCTTAGTGAAGATAAAGAGAAATACGAGAAGTTTTATAAAGAGTTTGGTAGAGCTTTAAAAGAGGGTGCGTATCAAGACTTTACAAATAAAGAGGCTATTTTAGAACTTTTAAGATATAAATCAACAAAAGTAGAAGGTATGACATCTTTTGCAGAGTATAAAGATAGAGCTTCTACTGAACAGAAGGCTATTTATTATATCGTAGGTGAAAATGAGAAGATTTTGAGAAGTTCACCATTACTTGAAAGCTACAAAAAAGCAGACATTGAAGTACTTATCCTTGATGACAAAGAGATAGATGATATTATCACTCCCGCTTTTGGAGCATATCAAGAGTGGCAGTTCAAAGATATTACATCTTGTGAAGCACCTTCAACTGAACAAAGCGAAGAAGAGAAAAAAGAGATTGAAGAAAAATACAAATCAATCGTAGAAAAAATCAAATCAAATCTTGGTGACGCTGTAAAAGATGTAAAAGTAACAAATAGATTAAGCGATAGTCCAAGTTGTGTAGTAAAAGATGGCAACGACCCTATGGCTTCTATGGCTCATATGTTTAGAGCTATGGGACAAGAGATGCCAGAATCTGCACCAATACTTGAAATAAACCCAGAACATGATATAATCAAAAAATTAAACGGTTGTGCGGATGATAGCTTGATAGCTGATATTTCTTGGCTATTGCTTGATAATGCAAAAATAAGTGAAGGTATAGAGATAAAAGACCCTATAGGTTTTGCAAAAAGACTAAATAGCGTTATGGCTAAAGTGTTTTAA